A genomic segment from Triticum dicoccoides isolate Atlit2015 ecotype Zavitan chromosome 1A, WEW_v2.0, whole genome shotgun sequence encodes:
- the LOC119287101 gene encoding uncharacterized protein LOC119287101: protein MMHFTLGGAAGKRKAAHARSASHPCHCLCHPVHTRLDAGVRAPRAWSASAADGPSGLAHVEAVLAVLGEFLALPQAAAALRDDAAACDRFLTLADAYGSFEQALLALKQSVAQLRAGVRLGDGVMVAASLRARRRAEKELCGLAAAMRHASRHVMLAPADAADGEVTGVVAEAAAATASASEAIFLWCAAMSPDVSALVQTVPVNAWLARLRVVPVAKKAVSLPETATVAAALERLEERIGELESGSEKVFSSLLQARVSLLNIHNTL from the coding sequence ATGATGCACTTCACACTCGGAGGCGCCGCGGGGAAGAGGAAGGCCGCGCACGCCCGGTCGGCGAGCCATCCGTGCCACTGCCTGTGCCACCCCGTCCACACGCGCCTCGACGCCGGCGTCCGCGCGCCCAGGGCGTGGTCGGCCTCCGCCGCGGACGGGCCGTCGGGGCTCGCGCACGTGGAGGCCGTCCTGGCCGTGCTCGGCGAGTTCCTCGCGCTGCCGCAGGCCGCGGCGGCCCTCCGCGACGACGCGGCCGCCTGCGACCGGTTCCTCACGCTCGCCGACGCATACGGCTCGTTCGAGCAGGCGCTGCTCGCGCTCAAGCAGAGCGTCGCGCAGCTGCGGGCGGGCGTCCGGCTCGGGGACGGCGTGATGGTCGCCGCGTCGCTCCGGGCACGCAGGCGCGCAGAGAAGGAGCTGTGCGGCCTCGCCGCCGCGATGCGGCACGCCTCGAGGCACGTCATGCTGGCGCCGGCGGATGCCGCGGACGGTGAGGTCACCGGCGTGgtggcggaggcggccgcggccacGGCGTCGGCGTCGGAGGCCATCTTCCTGTGGTGTGCGGCAATGTCCCCGGACGTATCGGCGCTGGTCCAGACGGTGCCCGTGAACGCGTGGCTGGCGAGGCTGCGGGTCGTGCCTGTGGCCAAGAAGGCAGTGTCACTGCCGGagacggcgacggtggcggcggcgttgGAGAGGCTTGAGGAACGCATTGGCGAGCTCGAGAGCGGGAGCGAGAAGGTGTTCAGTAGCCTGCTTCAGGCTAGAGTTTCACTCCTGAACATCCATAATACCTTGTAG